In Paenibacillus phoenicis, one genomic interval encodes:
- a CDS encoding carbohydrate ABC transporter permease — MKASANTLSLRRSKRYDIWDVLIHLAIVLASLVCLLPFLHVVAKSLSDDAYVIANKVFLWPEGFTLEAYRKIFADASILRSLYVSVVVTMLFTLLGMIITVCAAYPLSRKQLKGRTTLTFLFMFTLYFSGGIIPEYMLISNLGMLDTWSALILPQAFSAFNLLIMKTAISSSIPVSLEESARIDGAGHFRILWSIVLPLSKPILATLSLFYAVGRWNAYQDALFYIKQRVDLRPLQLKLYYLVIQASESFQLEATQVSLSNPEVLKASCVVFATLPILFVYPFIQKYFVQGVMLGAVKE, encoded by the coding sequence ATGAAAGCATCCGCAAACACGCTGTCGCTGCGCCGCAGCAAACGCTATGATATCTGGGATGTCCTCATCCATCTCGCTATTGTTCTCGCCTCGCTCGTATGCCTGCTGCCGTTTCTCCACGTCGTCGCCAAATCGTTAAGCGATGATGCGTATGTCATTGCAAACAAGGTGTTCTTATGGCCCGAAGGGTTTACCTTGGAGGCGTACCGTAAAATTTTTGCCGACGCCAGCATCCTGCGCTCCTTGTACGTGTCGGTGGTGGTGACGATGCTGTTTACCCTGCTTGGCATGATCATTACGGTTTGTGCAGCTTATCCCTTATCCCGTAAGCAGCTGAAGGGCCGCACGACGTTGACCTTCCTCTTTATGTTCACCTTGTACTTCAGCGGCGGGATCATTCCCGAATACATGCTGATTAGCAATCTCGGCATGCTGGATACGTGGTCGGCGCTCATTCTGCCGCAGGCGTTCAGCGCCTTTAACCTGCTGATCATGAAGACGGCGATCTCCAGCAGCATTCCGGTCAGTCTGGAGGAATCGGCGCGGATCGACGGTGCGGGGCATTTCCGCATCCTGTGGAGCATCGTGCTCCCGCTCTCCAAGCCGATCCTGGCTACGTTGTCGCTGTTTTACGCGGTTGGCCGCTGGAACGCTTATCAAGACGCTCTTTTTTACATTAAACAACGGGTGGATTTACGGCCATTGCAGCTCAAATTGTATTACCTGGTCATTCAGGCGAGCGAAAGCTTCCAACTGGAAGCCACACAAGTATCGTTAAGCAATCCCGAGGTACTCAAAGCCTCGTGTGTTGTATTCGCTACCCTGCCGATCTTGTTCGTGTATCCATTCATCCAGAAGTATTTCGTCCAGGGGGTCATGCTCGGGGCGGTTAAGGAGTAG
- a CDS encoding type 2 periplasmic-binding domain-containing protein, whose product MGKRFTWILSLVMIVGLLSGCMGGSSKSANSDNNTTEPSPSSNTNTDGKYPDYSAGFPERVTLELPVYERAFEGWNVTDNYYTRWIQQEFGDKYNVDVKFIPITRSNEVTDYEQLLASHKAPDIIFHYDMPQALAYYGEGVMQELDWNEIAHYAPTYWKTMGDTIQKYGVVDKKNVFFFGERPSLDSFTTLIRKDWVEKVGMKVEDLTSLEKYNELLGKWRDAGLGVGGETLKKNNYTFNYAFRDWPIDEKYRALYSDLGVADLTTADTERYLRNLNYQYNNGLIDKEFYLRDDENKAKAEFVAGKTGTFSFYLSSNTDVITSTLKNNPDAEFAVLDPQAGVPEGRKPQGRAYWPFGMIMGINYESSDMERAAVWMYLEWMSQPENLFFLQNGVEGQNYTLDADGIAVKNPDFKGESVLSQNNNKDYWCLVVETVKYDDPVKMREAYLRSMSAPGYENLAKDSLAFYDKYAEYRTPDALFSVVLEKVNEYKADLNSLFQELYVKIAIAPESEFDATYEAAKKTYLNAGYQEILDEKQAAIDAGNFK is encoded by the coding sequence ATGGGTAAAAGGTTCACTTGGATCTTAAGTTTGGTGATGATCGTTGGTTTATTGTCAGGCTGTATGGGAGGCAGCAGCAAGAGCGCCAATTCGGACAACAACACCACGGAGCCGTCTCCTTCCTCCAACACAAACACCGATGGCAAATATCCCGATTATTCGGCTGGTTTTCCTGAGAGGGTCACGCTTGAGCTTCCTGTTTATGAAAGGGCTTTCGAAGGCTGGAACGTGACCGACAACTACTACACGCGTTGGATTCAACAAGAATTCGGCGATAAGTACAACGTTGACGTGAAATTTATTCCGATCACCCGCAGTAACGAGGTAACGGATTATGAGCAGCTGCTGGCTTCGCATAAGGCGCCGGATATTATTTTCCATTATGATATGCCTCAGGCTTTGGCCTACTACGGGGAAGGCGTGATGCAGGAGCTGGATTGGAACGAAATCGCGCATTATGCGCCGACATATTGGAAAACGATGGGGGACACCATTCAAAAGTACGGGGTAGTCGATAAGAAAAACGTGTTCTTCTTCGGCGAGCGCCCCAGCTTGGACAGCTTCACGACACTGATCCGCAAGGATTGGGTTGAGAAGGTAGGAATGAAGGTCGAAGATCTGACTTCCCTCGAAAAATATAATGAGTTGCTGGGCAAATGGCGTGATGCAGGCCTTGGCGTCGGCGGCGAAACGTTGAAAAAGAACAACTACACGTTTAACTACGCGTTCCGCGATTGGCCGATCGACGAGAAATACCGTGCTCTTTACTCCGACTTGGGCGTTGCCGATCTGACCACCGCCGATACGGAGCGTTACTTGCGCAACCTGAACTATCAATACAATAACGGCCTGATTGATAAAGAATTTTATCTGCGCGACGACGAGAACAAAGCCAAGGCTGAATTTGTAGCAGGGAAAACCGGTACCTTCAGCTTCTATCTCTCCAGCAACACTGACGTAATCACCTCGACCTTAAAAAATAATCCGGATGCCGAGTTCGCGGTACTGGACCCGCAAGCCGGGGTACCGGAGGGACGGAAGCCGCAGGGACGCGCTTACTGGCCGTTTGGGATGATCATGGGCATCAACTATGAATCCTCTGACATGGAACGCGCCGCGGTGTGGATGTATCTGGAATGGATGAGCCAGCCAGAGAACCTGTTCTTCCTGCAAAACGGTGTTGAGGGCCAAAACTATACGTTGGATGCCGATGGAATCGCGGTGAAAAATCCGGATTTTAAAGGGGAATCCGTCCTCTCGCAAAATAACAACAAAGACTACTGGTGCCTTGTGGTTGAAACGGTGAAATACGATGATCCGGTAAAAATGCGTGAAGCGTACCTCCGCAGCATGTCGGCTCCAGGGTATGAAAATTTGGCGAAGGATTCGTTAGCTTTTTACGACAAGTATGCGGAGTACCGCACACCGGACGCCTTGTTCAGCGTGGTGCTTGAGAAAGTGAATGAATATAAGGCAGATCTGAATTCGCTGTTCCAGGAGCTGTATGTCAAGATTGCGATCGCGCCGGAAAGCGAGTTCGACGCCACCTACGAGGCCGCGAAGAAAACGTACCTTAATGCGGGTTACCAGGAGATTTTGGATGAGAAGCAAGCGGCGATTGATGCCGGGAACTTCAAGTAG
- a CDS encoding glycoside hydrolase family 88/105 protein, whose translation MERLKLKAAPSELKQIAGRIVEYTFGMDLTWDWPCGVAYYGISRAFEATGEKAYVERMAQWCDEYIDAGLPVWTVNSCAMGHMLLTLYEQTKEQKYLDLILSKIDYLQNQAPRFGDRVLQHTVSAGNDFPEQCWADTLFMAAYFMLRTGILLGEKPLIDDALHQFFWHINYLQDEDTGLWYHGYNHIGKDHMSGIYWGRANAWAAYTMSRAAKILPEAYLYPPMMHIWSSLRDQLAALKKLQHEDGLWGTVLDYPDAYGEVSATAGIAAAMVIQGNPLHAKYVQKALEGVLKNVTDRGRVLNVSGGTAVMKDIEGYLGIDKKWAQGWGQGLTLALLAAVLEDDGLDELGRS comes from the coding sequence ATGGAAAGATTGAAACTAAAGGCAGCCCCTTCCGAGTTGAAGCAAATTGCCGGGCGCATCGTGGAGTACACCTTCGGGATGGACCTGACCTGGGATTGGCCGTGCGGCGTGGCTTATTACGGGATCAGCCGGGCCTTTGAAGCGACAGGGGAGAAGGCCTATGTGGAGCGAATGGCCCAGTGGTGCGACGAGTACATCGACGCCGGACTTCCGGTGTGGACTGTAAATTCCTGCGCGATGGGGCATATGCTGCTGACGTTATATGAACAAACGAAGGAGCAGAAATATCTCGATCTGATCCTGAGCAAAATCGACTATCTGCAGAACCAAGCTCCCCGTTTCGGGGACCGGGTGCTTCAGCATACGGTATCTGCGGGCAATGATTTTCCGGAGCAATGCTGGGCAGATACGTTGTTTATGGCGGCGTATTTTATGCTGCGTACCGGTATCCTGCTGGGCGAGAAGCCGCTCATCGATGATGCGCTGCATCAGTTCTTCTGGCATATCAATTACTTGCAGGACGAGGACACCGGGCTCTGGTATCATGGGTACAATCACATCGGCAAAGATCATATGTCCGGGATCTACTGGGGGCGCGCCAACGCTTGGGCTGCGTACACGATGTCCCGTGCGGCCAAGATTTTGCCGGAAGCTTATTTGTATCCGCCAATGATGCATATATGGAGCTCTTTGCGTGATCAGCTTGCTGCGTTGAAAAAATTACAGCACGAGGACGGTTTATGGGGCACGGTGCTGGATTACCCGGACGCTTACGGTGAAGTGTCCGCTACGGCGGGCATCGCGGCGGCGATGGTCATCCAGGGCAATCCGCTGCATGCCAAATATGTGCAGAAAGCGTTGGAGGGCGTGCTCAAGAACGTCACCGATCGCGGGCGGGTGCTCAACGTTTCCGGCGGGACCGCAGTGATGAAGGACATCGAAGGATATCTGGGCATCGATAAGAAATGGGCCCAGGGCTGGGGGCAAGGGCTGACGCTGGCCTTGCTGGCGGCTGTTCTCGAAGACGACGGCTTGGATGAGCTTGGTAGAAGTTGA
- a CDS encoding nitroreductase family protein, with amino-acid sequence MSTIDLIKSRRNIKAFKPDPIDEEALMGWLEAASYAPNHRFNEPWELLRVGPETRAKLKHKSDFWGAPVVIALLSKPGATPLARDENVMAAACFAQNFLLAAHEAGVGTFWSSVGSSAQNREVLGVPEGYEVIGVFGIGYPAEIPEAKPRTPIAEKIKTLP; translated from the coding sequence ATGTCTACGATCGATTTGATCAAAAGCCGGAGAAATATAAAAGCGTTCAAACCCGACCCGATTGATGAGGAAGCACTCATGGGCTGGCTGGAAGCTGCAAGCTACGCGCCAAACCATCGCTTTAACGAGCCGTGGGAGCTATTGCGCGTTGGACCGGAGACGCGAGCGAAGCTGAAGCATAAGAGTGATTTCTGGGGAGCTCCCGTTGTGATCGCGTTGTTGTCCAAGCCGGGAGCCACTCCGCTCGCGCGGGATGAGAATGTGATGGCTGCCGCTTGTTTTGCACAAAACTTTTTGCTGGCTGCTCATGAAGCAGGTGTCGGTACGTTCTGGTCATCCGTCGGAAGTTCGGCGCAAAACCGGGAAGTGCTTGGTGTACCCGAAGGCTACGAGGTCATTGGCGTATTTGGGATCGGGTATCCGGCCGAAATTCCGGAGGCCAAGCCAAGAACACCCATCGCGGAAAAAATCAAGACGCTGCCGTAA